One Thamnophis elegans isolate rThaEle1 chromosome 2, rThaEle1.pri, whole genome shotgun sequence genomic window, AAGAAAACAGAGACTATTTAAGACAGAAAGGCCCCATTACTGAAGGGCCCCAAAAAGTATGCCCCACGTGCAGTCACTGTGATGCCTTTTGTGGCCAAATAATGGATATTtgttccctcctttttttttagctTGAGACAGATGCCTCAAGCAGTTATTTTGCTGCTTAAAACTGCTTAAACTGCATCCCTATGTAGGCCCTGGCTTCCGCTATTTTTGGACTGTGGTCTGGACAGTTCAAACCATGCCTGGTAGAGCTCTTGAGTTGAGAGGAACATCTCTGAATACTGTCGAtgaagattcttagtcatccagataGAAATATCTGGAAGAAGTTGAATCATGGCAGCTGGATGTATTTTCTTGTTGGTTTGAGACATTTAGCTGTCCATACAAGCAACTTCTTCAGCCTGAACAATCTGGTTAGGGGAATCTGCGTAGGCAAAGAGAGTCACTGGAATGTGCCCGCTCCAAATCCATGTgtactgtccagtggtgggattcaaaaatgttattaccagttctgtgggcgtggcttggtgggagtgacatggcttggtgggtgttgcaggggaaggttactgcaaaatcccattccctcccaatcagctgggacttgggaggcagagaatagatggaggcagggccagtcagaggtggtatttactggttctccgaactacacaaaattttcactaccggttctccagaactggtcagaacctgctgaatcccacctctggtattGTTCCTTTCCTGATTGCCTCTTTCGATTTTCTCACAGACAGCCACGGCTGAGCCTCCAACGGCCACCCATACTGCCTCATTCCCTCGCTTCACCCGAGAAGAAGTGGGCCGCCATCATAACGAAGCGAATCGGGTGTGGGTGACTTACGGCAATGAAGTTTTTGATGTCACCGATTTCTTAGAGCTTCACCCCGGGGGCAAAAGCAAGATTCTTCTGGCAGCAGGCGGGGCTTTGGAACCCTTCTGGGCGCTTTATGCTATGCACAAACAAGATCACGTCCAAGAGATCCTTCAGGAATATAAAATAGGAGAGCTGAGCCCAGAAGAGCCTCCTCTGCCAAGTCCAGATGACCCTTATGCCAACGATCCCCCGCGCCACCCTGCTCTCCGAGTCAATACCCTCAAGCCCTTCAATGCAGAACCTCCTCCAGAGTTACTGGCGGAATATTTTTTGACCCCTAACGAGCTCTTCTTCAAGCGCAACCATCTCCCAGTGCCGGTTGTGGACCCTGAAGCCTATCGCCTGTGCATTCAGAGTCCCTCCGGACAGGCCCTGTCCTTCTCTTTGCAAGATCTGAAACAGAATTTTCCAAAACACGAGGTTACCGCCACCATACAGTGTGCTGGCAATCGCCGGGCAGAGATCAACGCCATCCAGAATACCAACCGGCTCGGGTGGAGCATTGGGGCCATTAGCAATGCCTGTTGGGGTGGTGCCCGGCTTCGGGATGTTCTAATGCAAGCCGGGTATCAACCAGGGTATGAGGGTCATGTCTCCTTTGAGGGCCTGGACCAGGATCAGAGTGGCACTGTATATGGAGCCTCCATCCCTTTTCAGAAAGCCATGAGTCCGGATGTGGACGTCCTCTTGGCATATGAGATGAATGGGGAGGAGCTGCCTCGAGACCATGGGTTCCCTCTGAGAGTTATTGTGCCAGGAGTGGTGGGGGCTCGTAATGTTAAATGGCTGGCTCGGATTACAGTGGGGCCAGAGGAAAGCAAGAGCCACTGGCAGCAAAAGGATTACAAAGGATTCTCTTCTTCTGTAACTTGGGAGACAGTGgatttctccaaggcacctgccaTTCAAGAGATGCCCATCCAATCCGCCATCACTGAGCCATCTTCTAAGACATCTGTCTCTCCTGGGGAGCTCAAGGTGAAGGGCTATGCGTGGAGTGGCGGGGGGCAGAGGGTGATCCGTGTAGATGTCTCTCTGGATGGTGGGAAAAACTGGAAAGAGGCAACACTAACTGGTGAGGAGCAGCTGCCTGGCCAAGCTTGGGCTTGGAAGCTTTGGCAGCTGGATGCTTTTGTGCCTGCTGGAACCAAGGAGTTGAACATTGTCTGCAAAGCTGTGGACACCAGCTACAATGTGCAACCTGAACGTGTGGAACCACTCTGGAACATTTTGGGAGTCCTCAATAATGCTTGGCATCAGGTCCGTGTCCCCGTGGAAAAGAAGTGAGAGGCCTGACTGGGCCTAGAAGCATTGAGGACTGCATCTTCGCTTCTCTACTTTTGTCTGCTGCTGCAGGAACATTACCCCTGCCCCCTGGAAGAAACCAAGAAGAAGGGCTGAGTCCTTGAACAAGGGTCTGGTGACTTCTGGGCTTTTCCCCCTCATTCTCTGTGCAATTCCTGTGATTGTAGAATTTGGGGGGTAGGGTAGGGATGGGGTGTGCCACTATGGCCTtatatgacttgtggacttcaactcccagaatcctgaaCCAGCAatgctggcttaggaattctgggaattgacgtcTACAGGTCGTAAAGGGGTTCTCGTTGTTTACCTCAGTCTAaggtgtttattttctttttctcgtGGTGTGGTGGTCTCGAAAGCGTTGCTTGCTCTCCTTCACTTAGCTTTCTCCTTAACGGAGATCCACTTTCCTCAGGAATTTTGGATTTGGACTTTTATACTCTTTAGAATTCTTTCAGTTGTCAAAGTTCACCGAATTGTTTTCTGGCTGGAGATCTTTTTTAGGGTACCCCCTCCAAAGATTTATTAATGGTATCGGATCACTTGACGCTAAACTAAATAACCCATCTTTTTAGGAACGTAGGCCATTTTATTACCTTGCTTTCTCCATTTAGGTATGATGCCAACTTTGGCCTTGCCGTATTTAGTGCCTTCAGCTATTTTGTGGGAGAACTTGAGGAGTCGATATTTCTCTCACAATTAACACTGAGGAGTATCGGAAGCTTAGCATTTTCATTTAAAGACCTGGGAGCTTGCCTTACactagtggttcccaaagtgggcagtaCTGCCCCCTGGGGGAGATGACTTAGgtgggcactaagaggcaaggggggcggcagggggcgctaagaggcaaggaaggtggcagaggagtgctggaggtggccccctcgcAGGGCGCAAGACTCTACTTGGAATGACAGGGCTATAGAAGGGGATATAGTGTGTTGTGTATAAATAACAAGCCCCAGAAAGGCCATCCAGCCTCCAACAAGAGCTTAATACCAGCGATAGGGAAGAAAACGGAGAAACGCACACCTATATGggtgcatttaaaagcaaagcagagaagcCAACTCGTTTCTTTCCCAAGGCTCCTTCTCCCCGCTTGGGAGCTCCTCTCGAAATCCTTACCCACAAAGCAAGGGCTTTGCCTGGCTGTTCCGTTTTGTGCCCCTcctccctgatttatttattttttaaaaacccggaTTGAAAAAAGCGATCCAGGGTCGCTGTAGGAGCTGAGCTTCCTTTGGCGAGTTGAGGCACCAAAGCGTATCGGCCTCCCATCCGCTTTGCAGCCCAGAAGTGGGAAAGCGGAGAGGCGGGTTCCTAAGcccaggagggggagagagagggagggaggggagggtccTGGAGGGCTGCTGATTCTCTTTGCAAGAAGAGGCAGAGGAGGgggctgcctctctttctctgctgGCGGCAGCCCTTGCCAACCGGCAGCGTGGAAGGAGGGCGCCGCCCATTCCACCGTTAGAGCCTCTGTTTCTCCTCCAAAACcacatcttccctccctccaccccgccTCCCCCAAACCTCTGGCCCAGATTTTTCTGCCGCTGCCCTTCCTGCCGCCAGTGCTCGGGCTGCTCCCTGCCCCCAGTCCGCTGCGAGAGAGAAGAGCGCCCTGCCAATTATAAATACAGCAGGGAAGCTGAGGAGGCGGATAGGAAATACATGGGGGCGGGGGGTGGTGGAGAGGAATCCATCGCACCTACAAGGGAGATTTGCGTGACAGTAAATGGAATGGTTTCATTGGAAGTTgggaagaaatgggccatttcaatatttaaggtttAAATCTAGAAATCAGGGGTTCTAGTTTTGGGTACCACAAGTTCCCCCTGTGGCTTGTGCAGACAAAGAGAGGATCAGAGTCTTGAGCTCTTCCTCTACCTAtaaccaggtttttaaaaacgGGGATCCTCCAGTTCCTACATCCTGGAGTTCTGCCTACAGTTTGGGAAATAGCTGATTGCCACTTcctttgaaaagacatttttttctgatatcaCTTCATCAaacccatccatcacattaagaatttactgaacagtgaagtagctactaaattttactgagttcaCTAAGTTACtatactgctca contains:
- the SUOX gene encoding sulfite oxidase, mitochondrial isoform X2, with protein sequence MAWRNCPPTYWVQLPFCTHSTWNSAGSRRRRLMVAVGAGLGVCSILAYGNRHWQTATAEPPTATHTASFPRFTREEVGRHHNEANRVWVTYGNEVFDVTDFLELHPGGKSKILLAAGGALEPFWALYAMHKQDHVQEILQEYKIGELSPEEPPLPSPDDPYANDPPRHPALRVNTLKPFNAEPPPELLAEYFLTPNELFFKRNHLPVPVVDPEAYRLCIQSPSGQALSFSLQDLKQNFPKHEVTATIQCAGNRRAEINAIQNTNRLGWSIGAISNACWGGARLRDVLMQAGYQPGYEGHVSFEGLDQDQSGTVYGASIPFQKAMSPDVDVLLAYEMNGEELPRDHGFPLRVIVPGVVGARNVKWLARITVGPEESKSHWQQKDYKGFSSSVTWETVDFSKAPAIQEMPIQSAITEPSSKTSVSPGELKVKGYAWSGGGQRVIRVDVSLDGGKNWKEATLTGEEQLPGQAWAWKLWQLDAFVPAGTKELNIVCKAVDTSYNVQPERVEPLWNILGVLNNAWHQVRVPVEKK
- the SUOX gene encoding sulfite oxidase, mitochondrial isoform X1, whose product is MLLSRSSGNGFCTLQRTYWLREMAWRNCPPTYWVQLPFCTHSTWNSAGSRRRRLMVAVGAGLGVCSILAYGNRHWQTATAEPPTATHTASFPRFTREEVGRHHNEANRVWVTYGNEVFDVTDFLELHPGGKSKILLAAGGALEPFWALYAMHKQDHVQEILQEYKIGELSPEEPPLPSPDDPYANDPPRHPALRVNTLKPFNAEPPPELLAEYFLTPNELFFKRNHLPVPVVDPEAYRLCIQSPSGQALSFSLQDLKQNFPKHEVTATIQCAGNRRAEINAIQNTNRLGWSIGAISNACWGGARLRDVLMQAGYQPGYEGHVSFEGLDQDQSGTVYGASIPFQKAMSPDVDVLLAYEMNGEELPRDHGFPLRVIVPGVVGARNVKWLARITVGPEESKSHWQQKDYKGFSSSVTWETVDFSKAPAIQEMPIQSAITEPSSKTSVSPGELKVKGYAWSGGGQRVIRVDVSLDGGKNWKEATLTGEEQLPGQAWAWKLWQLDAFVPAGTKELNIVCKAVDTSYNVQPERVEPLWNILGVLNNAWHQVRVPVEKK